The Bubalus bubalis isolate 160015118507 breed Murrah chromosome 16, NDDB_SH_1, whole genome shotgun sequence genome window below encodes:
- the LOC102398832 gene encoding histone H2B type 1-C/E/F/G/I-like has protein sequence MPEPAKSAPAPKKGSKKAVTKAQKKDGKKRKRSRKESCSVYVYKVLKQVHLDTGISSKAMGIMNSFVNDIFERIAGGASRLAHYNKRSTITSKEIQTAVRLLLPGELAKHTVSEGTKAVTKYTSSK, from the coding sequence ATGCCTGAACCGGCTAAGTCTGCTCCTGCCCCTAAAAAGGGCtctaaaaaagctgtgaccaaggcccagaagaaggaTGGCAAGAAGCGCAAGCGCAGCCGCAAGGAGAGCTGCTCCGTGTACgtgtacaaggtgctgaagcaagtcCATCTGGACACCGGCATCTcgtccaaggccatgggaatcatgaactccttcgtcAACGACATTTTCGAGCGCATCGCTGGCGGGGCATCGCGCCTGGCGCATTACAACAAGCGCTCGACTATCACATCCAAGGAGATCCAGACCGCCGTGCGCTTGCTGCtgcctggggagctggccaagcacaCCGTGTCtgagggcactaaggctgtcaccaagtataccagctccaagtaa